Part of the Salmo trutta chromosome 5, fSalTru1.1, whole genome shotgun sequence genome is shown below.
TAGTGATGGCGGATCatttgatttccagtttttaaaATCTTTGACGAGATACCCCATTGGGTATCTTactgcaccctcatatgccatgtcttgaaatatgcagacagatggaTTAAAAATCAACTCTAATCTGCTctacctctgctctctctcttataTTTTCGATAATTGCATTTTGTAATGTACACAGAAATATCCAACAGATTGTGAACAATtagccctgtagcactcacctccgtcatcatgaagtgctttgagagactagtcaaggatcatatcacctccatcttacctgtcaccctggacccactccaatttgcttaccgccccagtaGGTCCACAGACGATTCAATCGCCATCACAgtgcacactgccctgtcccatctggacaagaggaatacctatgtaagaatgctgttaattgacaatagctcagcattcaacaccatagtaccctccaagctcatcattaagcttgaggccctgggcctgaaccccaccctgtgcaattgggtcctggacttcctgacgggccgcccccaggtggtgaaggtgggaaacaacacctccacttcgctgatcctcaacactggggccccaacaggggtgcgtactcagccccctcctgtactccctgttcacccatgactgcgtagccaagcaagcctccaactcaatcatcaagtttgcagacgacacaagagtagtaggcttgattaccaacagcgacgagacagcctacagggaggaggtgagggctctgggagtgtggtgccaggaagataacctctcactcaacgtcaacaaagcaAATGAAATGATcgaggacttcaggaaacagcagagggagcatcccccatccacatcgacgaggctgcagtggagaaggtgggaagttttaagttcctaggcgtacacatcactgacaaactgaaatgttccacccacacagacattgtggtgaagaagcgcaacagctcctcttcaacctcaggaggctgaagaaatttgtcttgtcacctaaaaccctcacaaactttaacagatgcacaattgagagcatcctgtcgggctttatcaccgcctggtatggcaactgcaccacccacaaccgcaaggctctccagagggtggtgcagtctgcacaacgcatcaccgggtgcaaactacctgccctccagcacacctacagcacccgatgtcacaggaaggccaaaaagatcatcaagtacaacaaccacctgagccactgcctgttcaccccgctatcatccagaaggcgaggtcagtacaggtgcatcaaagctgggaccgagagactgaaaaacagcttctatctcaaggccatcagactgttaaatagccaccactagcacagagaagCTACTGCCTAcatacacagacttgaaatcattggccactttaataaatggaacactagtcattttaataatgttacttgaataatgtttacatatcttgcattactcatctcatatgtatatactgtattctatactattctactgtagcttaggctatgccgctctgacattgctcgtccatatatttatatattcttaattccattccttacttagatttgtgtgtattgggtagatgttgtgaaattgttagatatttcttgccagatattgctgcactgtcggaactagaagcacaagcatttcgctacacccacaataacatctgctaaacatgtgtatgtgaccaataaaattggatttgagctCTTTTATTGTTTTTGCAAGCAATTATAATAAACAGAGTATGGAATACAAGCCAGAACAAGATCCAACACTAATCATTTAAAagagtaaatacatttttttatcaaaGTAGTCATAAAAAGTCATTAAGGTTTTTTGTAAATAAAGTCAATATTTCTACAATTGAGGTGATGTCACTGACTACATTTCCATGAACTATAAGCTATTAGGCTGTAAAAAGGGAAACCCTGACATCAAATGTATGCCTTGGGAAATACGATTTTATCAGCCACTTCTGTCTCCAGTTCTTTCAACTCATACAGTGTTATATTGACATGTTATTATCATTCATGTTATATGTAATGTGTCATTTTACTCATTACATCATTTACATTGCTAATTTAAAATAAttaaaagaaaaaaaattaaacatttgCTACTGTAATTCTGTAAAACATTGAAATGAAAAATGCGCTACTGTAATTCTGTTAACTTTGAAATCAAACATTTTCTACTGTAATTCTGCTAAACCACTGACATGTTATAAGGTTTGATTTGTCTGAAATGTTTATTATTTGTTTGAACAGTTTTTCTTCTGTCATATAGTAGTGGCTGATGTGTTTAGTAAACTATTGAAACATGTTGTGATCACTCATTCACTCATTTCACCTGTGTATTTTTATACCTAGAGTGCTTCTGCTACATATTTTCTTCACACAAACTCAGTTTGCTGTACCCCACTGACACACCTCTTACATTGTCCAAAATACCTTTACCCACCTCCCATACTGCCTCAGCTGCTTTCTCTGCTGCCTCTCCTGGTGTCTCTGCATCCTCTGCTGCAGCAGCTCCAACTATCCCCCCTCCTATTGCTCCCCAAGCAACAAATCCTCCAGCTATGTTTACTGCTATTATTGCTCCTGGTCCTCCTGCCGCAAGTTGAGTTAATTGTGGTATATGATAAAGAGCAACGAGCACTAATGCTACTGCCCCTGCAACCCCAAGGAGAGCTCCCACTATTGTACCTGTTGCTATCCCTGAGAATTTGATCAGGAGTCTCTTCCACACATTTTCAATGGCCTGTTTATTGATCTCTTCCGGTGACTTCTGGCCTTTTGACTCCTCTGTAAGACTTTCTATCTCTACTTTTATTTCCCCCTTCACTGCTTCGAGCAACTCGTTGGTGTAGCACCTTCCTCCGTTATCTCTCACCATCTCCTCTATGGTGTTGAGTAACTCTGTTACTTGATACTGGTTGTTCCTGTACTCATCCTGCTGACTGTTGTTCCAGAATTCATTATCAATGACGTGACAGCGGCCACCACATTTCTCCACAAGCTCACTCAGTTTCTTATTCGTTTTCACAAAATCACCAATGGCTCTACCTTTGAGCTGGTAACCATGAGTGAAGAGAACTATGGCATATTTGAAGGCCTCTGGTGAAAAACATTCCTCAATTTTTGTGATGACTTGCTCCTCCTGGTCTGTGTACCTGTCCACTCTAAGCACAATGAGAAAGGCATGTGGCCCCGGAGCACACTCTACAATACATTTCACTAGTTCAGGTTTCAGCTCCTCTTCAGAGACGACTGTATCAAATAATCCAGGTGTGTCTACTACAGTGAGTTTTCTTCCATTGATGATCTTGGTCTTTGCTTCACACTTGTGTGTTTCGGACTTGGCTGAACTGTCTATCTTGAACAATTCATCTCCTCCTCCAAAGATGGTGTTTCCTGCACTGCTTTTGCCCCATCCTGTTTTCCCCAGCAGCACAATCCTCCTTTGGTTTGACTCTGTAGGGAGGAGTTATCATTATGACTTAAATGTATTTTCATGGACACACTGTACATATTGCTTATAGTAATATACATGTATAATCACAAATATCTATAAAGGATCCCATTAATTGTTAACTAATTTCTTGTAAAGAAGTGTACCTTAAATAATACTTTAAAGCTAGAGTCCttaatataaaaataacaaagTCGCACCCCACCTCTgctttggtaaacagctgaggggtgGGCCCGGGGAAGtgtaatcactctcaaattcatagagagagTTACTGTCTGACAAATATCATAGCTTTAACCATGGTTTGAGGATAAACAATATTTGatgacatttacattgtttacaaacattggagtgaaACAAGCGTGTACATTTTGGGTtttgatggggtacgacagttgaactaagctcatgaggctcATAAGTTATATTCGTCAATAATCAATGgatacatatcattaatttaaaccTCCAAAAGTAACTGCTGGTTGCCCCTTTAATGAAAATAAGTGCTTAAAAGTTAATTAACAATAACTATATAAATCAACTAAACTACATGACACAATTCCCCCAAAAACTATAAACAATGTATAAGAAGATACTCACTGTCCA
Proteins encoded:
- the LOC115194475 gene encoding GTPase IMAP family member 7 encodes the protein MSSLSESNQRRIVLLGKTGWGKSSAGNTIFGGGDELFKIDSSAKSETHKCEAKTKIINGRKLTVVDTPGLFDTVVSEEELKPELVKCIVECAPGPHAFLIVLRVDRYTDQEEQVITKIEECFSPEAFKYAIVLFTHGYQLKGRAIGDFVKTNKKLSELVEKCGGRCHVIDNEFWNNSQQDEYRNNQYQVTELLNTIEEMVRDNGGRCYTNELLEAVKGEIKVEIESLTEESKGQKSPEEINKQAIENVWKRLLIKFSGIATGTIVGALLGVAGAVALVLVALYHIPQLTQLAAGGPGAIIAVNIAGGFVAWGAIGGGIVGAAAAEDAETPGEAAEKAAEAVWEVGKGILDNVRGVSVGYSKLSLCEENM